From Juglans regia cultivar Chandler chromosome 9, Walnut 2.0, whole genome shotgun sequence:
attaattatcaaCGCAAACACACTCATAATATTGCCGATTGGTTGAATTTTTTGGGTGAATTTTTTGTGCATGAATGTTTGAGGTGCTGAGTGTGGTTCCTGAAGAAGATGGGTCATTCCAAATCGACTTCGTGACTTGTTGAGATGAGGGAAATCGACAAGTTCGCGACCTGTGgttgtttggatagagagagtgcaagagagagagactggATCTATCGAGGTtgtggagatgagagagagagattgaaaggGGAAGCCTTCAAGAGAATGAGACAAAAACAAAGGGAAATGATCTAAATGTTCTCAACCCACACCCACAAAATTATGTGAATCTCTTATGTGTCCGTTTCTTATTGGCTGGTGTAAATTATAACTTTACTCCGGTTCCAGTTTGAAacttttctcatattatttttccCACTTGACAAGTatgtaattttagaattttttagcatTTGACAAGTACATTTCTAATTTCTGGATAGTCTTTGAATCTTGgtattttataaactttattggTTATTCGAATTAGTAGGTTTGGAATAAGCTAACGTTGAGAATTTTAACATCcaatatttcaaatcataaCGGTACTACTGTATATGAATGGTGCTTAGATATAAACTGTAACTTTTCCGCTAGATATATATGATACATTTTAGTTGTTGTAATGCGAAGGCCAAATTGTCAATTTTTTCCCAGACCCAcccattattattaatatttacctATTCATATTAATGGGATTGGAAATGCAATAACAAACCGcattaaataatttctaattcaTAATtagaatgatatataatataataaaaaaatttcagttttttataattacGACATTACCTAAATTCCGAAAATGTCAAGAATTATTGATTaatctaaattttgaaaattatttgctattaattatatatgggattttaatatttttttggtatgtaatttattagttttctaACTCAATAGATGTCTGGACCAACTTGATCGCTCCGCTCTtttaaccaaattaattttGTGTGTCAGAGCTTGAAGCTCCCATCATTAGAATGCCTTTCGTTCATTGACACGTTTATCATGACTATTGTTTTGGTTCAATGTCATTATGTTAGGTTGTTTGTTATTTCCAAATCATACTTGAGTGTCTTTTGATACGCTGAGGAGATATGCTGTATATGATAAATTATCTCCTTGTGAAGAGTACtattatttttgtcaattgTAGCACATAgatcagaaaataaaagagactaATCTAAAAGtggattattaattataatcaaCCTGAGAATTCCTTCCACTTCATAGTACAAGAGACCTTACAGTTACTGCATAAGAGTATGTACCCAGAGAGTACTGTGTCCTCCTACTGTAAATTAGCCTTTATTTCCTTATTTAATCATAAGCAACCATGACTATAAAGATAAACAACCTGAATAACAACACAAGCATTACAAGAATTGAACTtcaaatcaacaaaatgaatcAATGCAAAGAATAACAACAAAAGAATAGGAGGCAGGCAACCTCAAATCAAAAGCAttactacaacacaattttaaTATAAAGGGGAGATTATCTGGAGTGGAAGATCTTAGCTCAAGAACTGAACTTCGACTTTATAGATTTGACAACCTTTTCTTCTACTTGGAAGGCCCTCGTTAGAACATCATCTGGAATCGAGGGTGTTGAAGCAAAGAGAGTAAAGGGTAGGACCACAGCCCCAGGTAACTGACTGTTGAATGCCGCGATGGTAAGGGCCTTCCCTACTCCAACGTTCTTTTGGAAGTGTACAAGTCCTCTAGGAATGACAAACATCTGCCCAGCAGTCAAGACTTTAGAGTGATACACATTCCCAGTTGTCACAAACCCCACTAGTAGCTTCCCTTTGATAATCACGCCGCTCTCGGTTGCACGAGGGTGAGAGTGGGGTGGATTAACTCCTCCCGGAGCAAAGTCCACTCTGTTCATTGAAATCCCAAGCGTGTTGAGTGCAGGAAAAGTAAGGACATTACCTCCAGTGACGTTCGAGCCAAAGATGTTTGATGTGTCACCCACTTTGGTTAAACCATCAAAGAAGAAATCGTCTGAAGTTACTTCTGAGGCAGGTTTGCAAGGGAAGCCATTAACCGATATAGAGGCACTCAGATCCGCCACACAGAAATCCTGTAATGAATCGGGGTCGGCTGCAAAGGAAAGCAAGGGGAGAAGCAACAACACAACGAGGTATGACAGCATGTGGATGTGTGAACTTGATGGAATCTTCATGGCTGCAATCCGCTATTTGTTTTTAGAAGTAATgggtttttttcccctttttgaaGATGGGATACTGGGATACTCCAGAGGTTGGGAATTATGGTTCCTATATATAGAACTTTTCCTCTCCTGGAAACCCCACAAGTCTTcatctttatcatttttatttatccaAGGAAAACATCATATCGACCAAGTCAAATGATGTAGGGGATACAAAAAGTCCAGAAGATCAAGTAGAAAATGAGTTCGTAGCagaaatgttttttcttttttttttataattaataagaatttattATCAAGAATAGGCAcaatccaagtacacaggaagtatacaaaggaaatacctactgCACACTAGAAAGCAGGAAACTACGACAGAAGCAGATTAGAAAAGTATAAGCTTTTTGACACATCTGGAAATTGGTTGGGTTTTGTCAGGGAAAAATCTATAAGCTTTTTGACACATTTGACACACCATTAAATTAGAAAAGTATTTGGAGTTCTAATTTTTACCATCGAATTAGAAAAGTATTGGtgtcctaattttttttatatcttaatggATTCCATAACAAGTCGTGTGTTACACATCAGGCTTGcaaatagcaaaactctttcgTTAGAGATTACAAGATGCAAATAGTAAATGTTAGATGTCGGTTGAAAGATAATCTAAGTTATTTTCCTGGGACAAGATCAATTCAATAACTTGGGCAGGTTCGTGAGCCATGATCTCAAGGACACGGAAAGCAGTTCACGAAATTTAAGTTGGCATGACCTCTTCCTGCTGTTGCAGAGTTTTATTGACTCCTTCAACGTTGTGAAACTGAAATTACTTTCTATGGAGATATTTAGTCATGGAGAGACCAATTACTAGATTTCCAGATAGCCTTGAATGGGCCTCTTTTCAACGATAAAGTAGCTGAGGAAGTGCTTCCTAAGAAGTTTTCGCACTGTTATCTgctatgataaataataaaaccatcaaaattacaataattaatttggactttctatttatttattttttttcttctaatcaagcatattatagataATAAAAAGATGCAAGATTTAAGGAGGATCCTTTCCtctatcaatatacaaaaacaaCTAGGAATTTgttctttctatttatttagtGATAAAATCATATATGGTGGAGCAGCATAGCCGATCACCTAATTGAACGATTCTGCATTGCGTGGTTTGACTTGGAAAGGgtgcttatatttttaaaggttAGGTAGCAGCAGCCTCACATTAGATGGTGAAAAAATCAGCTCATGAAAGCTAGGAGCCGTACATTCCAAttaaaaagacattttttataatttgacctTTCTTTTCAGACGATATTATTGGTCTGTACACACACGTACATGAGATTGCAAAAATATGTACATCACAACTGCATAATAATTTCATCACTTCACACACACGGCCACATagaacataatttcatttcataattcCATCAACAATCATTTTCAAGGTCAGTCCATAAAACCACTTATAGTACATAGTGGAAATTTCTGGATGATCGAGGCGTCTTGAGTTCTGCAGCTGGTCGTGGGCGTTCCCGTTAGTGTCAAGAACCCTAGAGAACTAATGGGATGAAGTCGAAGATATGGGTTCGGAAGTGATAAGTGTTGAGTTGAAGTGTTTGAGATGGAGTCTACTCTGGACGGCGTTGTTGGAGTGAAGCAATGGATTAAATGAAGCCCTAAAGCTCACTGTTTCATGGGGAAGGAATTTAATGTCGTTTTCATTGTTATATTTAGCAGTGTTGTTTTTACTTTGGATGTGTAACGCATCGTTTGGGGGAGTGTCCTAAACGGTGCATTTTATTACTGTCGTTTACATTTCTATTGTGGGATGTAAGTTTATCAAAGCGAAGAGTTTGTTAGAGTGGGAATATAGTCAAGCAGTGAGGGTAGTGGTGGGGGGTCCAGAATCTTTTGTAGTGGAAATGTTGGAGGAAGGGAGACCTCGAATGCTACTAGTGGTGAGGCGATGGTCCTCCGAGTGGTCGTGGGAGTCTCGGACAGAGAGGGACAATGCGTGCATGTGTGTGCACGCATTACTGGGATAAAGAGACGGTCAACACGAGAGGGACAGAGAGCATGAGAGAAACCGAGAGGATGAAGGCTTTGTCTGATCCTTTGAAAAGCAACAATTATGATTATGAGCCTATGCTACAATCGTGCGGTCGTGCGGTCGAGACAAAAGCCGAAAGGGAGGGATGACACAGGTTGGGTGGCTGGCGACCTAAAATTTCAGCGAGAGAGTGCTACGGGTCAGAGAGAAAATGGGAGAAGCGGAGAGTAACGGGGACAGAGAGATAAGGAGGGAAAGAAGGAGGCATCATACGAGATGGGAGTCTAATCGGCCAGAGGTGGTGGTGGCCTGCAAGGCTAGGGTTAGGACAGTGActcacagagaaagagagagagatagggaggGGTGTTCGGTGTGGGGGAAAAATAAGAGTGGGAGGCAGAGGAGCTACCGGCGACGTAAGGTGCAGGGGCCTGGAGGTGTCACTAGTGCTTGGGGGCAGGTCCTTGAAGAGGAGGGAAGGCATAATACGAAGGTTATGCACACAGAAGGCCGGGCATTCCAAATAGGAAAAGAGAGTGTGTGATGATCGGAGAGGGAGTTGGAGGGGGACGGTCTACGGTGGTGTGTTGTGCTGGATTGGAGTGTGGTGGATGATGAAGTGTTAAAACTACATCATTAAGTTGCTGAATAAATTGTTTAACCAAAAATgatttaatcacttaattatatagtaaattttaatatttaagtcaattgataaattttgatatttctacACTTAGAAAGATTTATATTGCAATTGTTCCATATCAGAATAAATATCCCAACTTTACTCCTCTCGTATCATGCCTATATGTTGCAGAGCATTTATGTTTTTAGAAAGAAATACATAGTTGTTGACATCCTTTTTGAGCATAGAGAGACATTGCAACATAGGGACATTTTTGCAAAGTCTTCACTGATTTCACAACCTATGGGAGGACTAACTATTGTGTGCTGAAAAGGGGATACGCTGGAAGGCTACGGCATGAACGTTTGAGTTGATGGGCTGCTGGCACGAAATGCAAGTTACGGACAATGCAGAAAACACGCCGATGGACTGGAAGGAGCTATTGGCTGGATGTGCAGCAGGCAAGAACGGACTAGAGGAATTTTTCggagagagatatataaaagggaaaggaaaaatcGTGATGAGGTTCTcctcattatttttttggttttacttGTTCCTGGAGCTATAGTTTCAATGGGGGTATTTTctctttggtttttatttttccgaATTTCGGAATAGTgtattttcatttcctttcggtggatttcctttgattttatttctcttgctTTTATGCTTGGATGGAGGTTTATTATTTCTGGGATTGGCGCCATTTGAACTGCTGGGTATTTTCAAAGACCATTTGTTTTGCACTTGAGGGTTTATCtcatttaggattttttttcttcccttagATTTTAATATGGTTTTGCTTAGATTAATTTTTGCTGCTAGAAATACCATGTGTAGCTAATTTCCGAAGCTTGGATTGTGGAATGAGACTTGACTTGTTTTAGGTTCTAATTTAAtgcaatattttgttgatgaatattgatttcaCTGCTTGCTACTCagatttgaattgaaaatagagTGTGGTTCTTGCTCTTAATTTGTTGCTGACGTAAGGCACAACAAATGCTTAAAAATTATCAAGGCTCCTCTCAGTTGATTGTTAAAGTGTGTTTGGTTAGTAAAATTGTGAATCCCTTAGGGAAATATTACAAAACTTGAGCATAACTTTTTATCTTCCTTTTATCAATGCCATGACCGGATTGTTAATCGAGAAAATTTTCTAGAAACCAAAACAATGAGAGTTCTCATACCCAACTCAAGTGtttgttaaattatttctttggaattgttattttcagctttaaattaaaatttctgtTTGTTTCTTGTAGGAATTAGAATTACAGTTTTCATCATTTAGAATACCAAAATTTTCAGCAACTATTTCTTGCATGGTTTAATCCATCCTTCTAAAATTTACAAAACTGAGATCCTCAAAGCACAACCATATATTCCATTTTCATTAAATCtttctttgtgaatatattaatttccattttgctcattgtttatacatacataaagaaaaatacaaacaagaaagaattttatattttattttactttttcacgCTTCTCGTACATCATCATACTTTCCAATTAAATTTCACAAATGCTTTGATAGTCTTTTATCCCTGTGGAATACAATCCTGGACTTATCCTTGATACAACTTGACACTTTTACACTTGGAATCACATTTTAGACcgagtcaagtttttggcatCGTTGCCGAGGACAACTAGTACTTATCAGAGCATTCCTCTACTGTTGAAAGGGTGTTTGTAGAGCTATGAACCTCTTCATAGCCTGGGTGATAtctgatctttttttttccccttttctctgtttatttttcattttctttgattttttgcaCTTGTTTGTGTGACTGATTGGACTAGAGACCAAACATCTCGACTGATTAGGACTGAATCATTGTcatcttttaattttgcatCACTATCTCTTGAAACATCATCTGACACTAATAGCATCATGGCTGAAGATGAACATCATGATAGGGAAATGGTAAATCAAAACAGGACACTTAGAGAGTATCTACAGCCTGTTAGGACTAGCACCCCTTCTTGCATCATTTTGCCTGTTAATGcaaatgcttttaattttaaactcgGGATGATTTCATTGCTaccacattttcatggcatggaaTATGAAAATCCCTACTTGCATATCAAAGAGTTTGAAGAAGTTTGTTCCACATTTATGGATAGAATATGCACTGAAGAGGTCATAAGATTAAAATTGTTTCTATTTTCCTTAAAAGACAAGGCTAAGACATGGTTGAATTCCTTAAGACCAAGATCCCTTTGGACTTAGGAAGAAATgcaaactaaattttttaagaaattttttcccATGCATAGAACCAATGCCTTGaaaagacaaatcatgaatttttGCCAAAAGGATGTGGAAACATTTTATCATTGTTGGGAACGATTCAAAGACCTTTTAAATGCATGCCCTCATCATGGATATGAGAATTGGAGGATCATAAGCCTTTTCTATGAGGGTTTACAACAAAAAATGAGGCAATTAATAGAAATCATGTGCAATGGTGAATTCTTCAACAAAGGGCCCGAGGAAACCTTCAAATATTTTGACTATTTGGCTAAAAATGCTCAATCTTGAGATGTTTCTGACTTGTATGATAGATCTGAAAATCAAAAATGTGTTAGTGGGGGTGGTAAATACCACTTGAAAGAATCTGATGATTTACATGCTAAGCTTGCCTTAATGTCTAAAAAGTTAGAGTCTTTAGAGCTTAAGAAAGTCAATgaaatgcatgttttaccatcaATTTCTGAAAGATGCAACATATGTGAGGATCCAGGGCATGTGACTAATGCATGCCCAAAAATACCTGCTTTTAAGGAAGTTTTGCATGATCAATCCAACCATGTGCATATAATTTCTAAGAATTTTTCTAGACCTtattctaataattacaatGCAGATTGGAGAAATCATCAAAATTTCAACTGGAAAAAATGAACAACCTGGGCCATCTACCCAAGGACAAAGTCAGTACACCCCTTATGCCACAGCTGGTCAAGGCTCAGGACCCTCTTATTTTGCAAATCAGCCCCCTCCAATGCAGAAAAAGGGAATGGAAGACTCCATTCAGCAACTAACTATTAGCGTACAACAGTTTATGCAAAGTCAGACCATGATCAACAACCAAAATGCCGAGGCCATCAACAAGATTAGAGGGACTCTCACTAGAGTAACCACAACTCTAAGTAACCAAGAGAATGGCAAATTCCTAACTCAACCACAACCCAATCCACAAGGGCAAGGTCAACCATCTTAGAATTATGGTGAAGAGGCCAATGTGAGATTAGTGAAAGCCATTACAACTTTGAGAAATGGTAAGGTTGTGGATATCCCTGCCCATAGTGCAGGAAATTCAGGTAAAAAAGCTAACCCTCCCTTAGTTAGTGGTGAGTCAAGCATTTTGGATCCAAATAATGATGCATGTCTCATACCTGCACATTTTCCACATCGTTTGCTTTCTTTGCATAAAGAAAAATAGTACGATGAAATCCAAGAAATTTTTAAGCAAGTTAAGATTAACATTCCACTTCTTGATGCTATTAAACAAAT
This genomic window contains:
- the LOC118349479 gene encoding germin-like protein subfamily T member 1, which translates into the protein MKIPSSSHIHMLSYLVVLLLLPLLSFAADPDSLQDFCVADLSASISVNGFPCKPASEVTSDDFFFDGLTKVGDTSNIFGSNVTGGNVLTFPALNTLGISMNRVDFAPGGVNPPHSHPRATESGVIIKGKLLVGFVTTGNVYHSKVLTAGQMFVIPRGLVHFQKNVGVGKALTIAAFNSQLPGAVVLPFTLFASTPSIPDDVLTRAFQVEEKVVKSIKSKFSS